AATGGGAAATTTACAGTAGGGGCTAAAGGGGCAAGTTATGATGTTCTCACAAATGTTAAGGCAGTAAATGGTGAATTAAAAGATATAAATATTGGAGATTATGTAAAGCCAATACTTAATTCTATTCCAAAGCTGGGGGAAAAGTATGCAGGTAAAGAGATTGATGTAGATGGAAAGTTTTCAAGCCTTTCTTTAAATGGAAGATTTACAGACTCGATGTACTCAATCAAATCTACAAAGTTTATAGATGCAAAGAAGTATCTTGAAATTACTGGAAATGGAAATGTAAGTCCTCTACCGACTAAGAATAGTGTTTTTAATGTGAATTATAGAGATCTTTCGGGAAAGATTTCGAAAGTATTAACGAAAGAAATCGGAACGAATATTGTCCCATTAAAACTTGTTGGGAAGGGATTTTCTTTGAAACCTGATATTGAATATACTCTTAAGAAAGTTTCAAAAACAGCAGTGAAAGTTCAAGCGAAGAAGCAAATAAAGAAGCTTTTAAATGAAGATGGGAAGAAGAAGATTAATAAACTATTAAAAGGATTATTTAATTGAAGAATATAATTAAACCACTCTCTTGGAACAATGGTGTTTTAAATTTATTAGATCAAAGACTTCTACCTCTTGAAGAAGTCATTATTGAAAATCATACTGTTGAAGATGCTTTTAACTCAATTAAAGATATGGTTGTGAGGGGAGCTCCTCTTATTGGCTTTACGGGTATTTTTGGAATGGCCTTATTTGCAAGATCTAAGAAAGATGCGAGCTTTGAGGAATTTCAAAATGCAGCAGACTATCTAAACTCTTCTAGACCTACTGCAGTTAATCTTGCCTATGAGTTAGATCGTTGTATGGAAATTATTAAGGAAGCTTTTGAGGCCAAGACCATAGACAAAATAGAAGTAGATCTTGTGAATTTTGGGCATGCTCAACTTGAGCTCATTCATAGAGATAACCTGTCTATGGCCAATACTGCGCTGAAAGACTTAGAAGAAAGGTTAGGGAAGAGAAAGTACCGAATCATGACTCTTTGTAATACGGGGTATCTTGCCTGTGGTCCAATGGGAACTGCCCTTGGCGTAATTTCTCACTTATTTGAAAATGATAGAATTGAACACGTCTACGCTTCTGAAACAAGACCTTATATGCAAGGAATTAGGTTAACTTCGTATGAGCTTAAGAAGCAAGAAATCCCCCATGATATCGTAGTAGAAGGATCTTTTTCTTATCTTATGAAGAATAAATTAATTGATGCCATTTTTATTGGAGCTGATAGGATTGTTCGAAACGGGGACACCGCTAATAAAATTGGGTCTTCAACTCTTAGTATCGTGGCCAAGCATTACGGAGTACCATTCTTCGTTGTTGCTCCCACAAGTTCTTTTGATTTTACAGCAGAAACAGGAATAGAGATTCCTATTGAAATGAGAGATCAAGATGAAATACTTTCTATTAGAGGTAACAGGGTAGCTCCTCTTGAAACAACAGCTTTAAATCCGAGTTTTGATGTTACAGATGCTAATTGTATAACAGGAATTATTTGCGAAGAGGGAATGATTTCTCCTGTGAG
This sequence is a window from Halobacteriovorax sp. JY17. Protein-coding genes within it:
- the mtnA gene encoding S-methyl-5-thioribose-1-phosphate isomerase, whose translation is MKNIIKPLSWNNGVLNLLDQRLLPLEEVIIENHTVEDAFNSIKDMVVRGAPLIGFTGIFGMALFARSKKDASFEEFQNAADYLNSSRPTAVNLAYELDRCMEIIKEAFEAKTIDKIEVDLVNFGHAQLELIHRDNLSMANTALKDLEERLGKRKYRIMTLCNTGYLACGPMGTALGVISHLFENDRIEHVYASETRPYMQGIRLTSYELKKQEIPHDIVVEGSFSYLMKNKLIDAIFIGADRIVRNGDTANKIGSSTLSIVAKHYGVPFFVVAPTSSFDFTAETGIEIPIEMRDQDEILSIRGNRVAPLETTALNPSFDVTDANCITGIICEEGMISPVSKEKLLMVTGRE